The Phytohabitans houttuyneae genome has a segment encoding these proteins:
- a CDS encoding phage tail protein, whose product MHREAIERLLPAAFQDAATPGSPLAALLGVMEALHEPAERALDAADALYLPYRTRDGFVDFLARWVAVDHLRSAPGDAEPMPIGRLRNLVAEGAMLARWRGTPEGMRMALSVATGVTTFVIEEPPDRPFHFVVRVPAAAAGQLPLIMRIVAAEKPAASTSELIVERPSVEEGS is encoded by the coding sequence ATGCATCGGGAGGCGATTGAACGGCTGCTGCCGGCCGCCTTCCAGGACGCGGCCACCCCGGGCTCCCCGCTCGCCGCGTTGCTGGGCGTGATGGAGGCGCTGCACGAGCCGGCCGAGCGGGCGCTCGACGCGGCCGACGCGCTGTACCTGCCGTACCGCACGCGGGACGGGTTCGTGGACTTCCTCGCCCGCTGGGTCGCGGTCGACCACCTGCGGTCCGCGCCCGGCGACGCCGAACCGATGCCGATCGGCAGGCTGCGCAACCTCGTCGCCGAGGGCGCGATGCTGGCCCGGTGGCGCGGCACGCCCGAAGGCATGCGGATGGCACTGTCGGTGGCCACCGGTGTCACGACCTTCGTCATCGAGGAACCGCCGGACCGGCCATTCCACTTCGTGGTGCGGGTACCCGCGGCCGCCGCCGGCCAGCTACCGCTGATCATGAGGATCGTCGCCGCGGAGAAGCCCGCCGCGTCGACCAGCGAGCTCATCGTGGAGCGGCCGTCCGTGGAGGAGGGCTCATGA
- the arfA gene encoding arabinosylfuranosidase ArfA: protein MDTARLSIDPAFRIGPARRRLFGSFVEHMGRCVYGGVYEPGHATADGHGLRGDVLDLTRELGVSVVRYPGGNFVSGYRWEDGVGPVGDRPRRLDLAWKTIETNAFGLDEFMRWARAAGVEPMMAVNLGTRGVQEACDLLEYANHPGGTHFSDMRRKYGAEEPYDIRLWCLGNELDGPWQVGHKTADEYGRLAAETARAMKMIDPSVSLVACGSSNRGMPTFAAWEATVLSHTYEHVDYISAHTYYDPSDGDRPSILASAVDLDAFIQEVVATADHVAARKREKRRLMVSFDEWNVWYQQRLRADLDRRGWVEAPALIEDTFTATDAVVVGDLLITLLRHADRVGVACQAQLANVIAPIRTLNGGPAWRQSIFHPFALTARYARGTVLRTEPAGPSHDTNRYGEVSSVDTVAVHDEETGGLVVFAVNRGTTDIRLDIDLRGLPGLAGAAHLALDAGADPDAVNTADDPDRVVPRERERPSVDAGWSAVRLAPASWNLIRYHLPPPEGGPT from the coding sequence GTGGACACCGCACGGTTGAGCATCGATCCGGCATTTCGCATCGGGCCGGCGCGGCGGCGCCTGTTCGGATCGTTCGTCGAGCACATGGGTCGATGTGTGTACGGCGGGGTCTACGAGCCGGGGCACGCCACCGCCGACGGGCACGGCCTGCGCGGAGACGTTCTCGACCTCACCCGGGAGCTCGGCGTGTCGGTCGTGCGCTACCCGGGCGGCAACTTCGTCTCCGGGTACCGGTGGGAGGACGGCGTGGGTCCGGTCGGCGACCGGCCCCGGCGGCTGGACCTGGCCTGGAAGACGATCGAGACGAACGCGTTCGGGCTCGACGAGTTCATGCGCTGGGCGCGTGCCGCCGGCGTCGAGCCGATGATGGCGGTCAACCTCGGCACGCGGGGCGTGCAGGAGGCGTGCGACCTGCTCGAGTACGCCAACCACCCGGGCGGGACGCACTTTTCCGACATGCGCCGCAAGTACGGCGCGGAGGAGCCGTACGACATCCGGCTGTGGTGCCTGGGCAACGAGCTCGACGGCCCCTGGCAGGTCGGGCACAAGACGGCCGACGAGTACGGGCGGCTGGCCGCCGAGACGGCCCGCGCGATGAAGATGATCGACCCGTCGGTGAGCCTCGTCGCGTGCGGCAGCTCCAACCGGGGGATGCCCACCTTCGCCGCGTGGGAGGCCACCGTCCTTTCACACACCTACGAACACGTCGACTACATCTCCGCTCACACCTACTACGACCCGTCCGACGGCGACCGGCCCAGCATCCTCGCCTCCGCCGTCGACCTCGACGCCTTCATCCAGGAGGTCGTCGCGACCGCCGACCACGTCGCGGCCAGAAAGCGCGAGAAGCGCCGCCTCATGGTGTCCTTCGACGAGTGGAACGTCTGGTACCAGCAGCGCCTGCGGGCCGACCTGGACCGGCGCGGCTGGGTCGAGGCACCGGCCCTGATCGAGGACACGTTCACCGCGACCGACGCGGTCGTCGTCGGCGACCTGCTGATCACCCTGCTGCGCCACGCCGACCGGGTCGGCGTCGCCTGCCAGGCCCAGCTGGCCAACGTCATCGCGCCGATCCGCACCCTCAACGGCGGACCGGCGTGGCGGCAGAGCATATTCCACCCGTTCGCGCTCACCGCGCGCTACGCCCGCGGCACGGTGCTGCGCACCGAACCGGCGGGACCCTCACACGACACCAACCGGTACGGCGAGGTGTCCTCAGTGGACACCGTTGCCGTGCACGACGAGGAGACCGGGGGTCTCGTCGTCTTCGCGGTCAACCGCGGCACCACCGACATACGGCTCGACATCGACCTGCGCGGCCTGCCCGGCCTGGCCGGCGCGGCGCATCTCGCGCTCGACGCCGGCGCCGACCCCGACGCCGTCAACACGGCCGACGACCCGGACCGGGTCGTCCCGCGCGAGCGGGAACGGCCCTCGGTCGACGCCGGGTGGTC
- a CDS encoding COG1470 family protein, whose protein sequence is MSTDWVVTAATERFQLDAANRAELMFTVTNPGPNADRVVLEIVAGQRADRAWFAVQEPQRLLPAGTSATFLVRVQVPFGVPPGGYALWARAYSADVAPEEHSRSSGRIVFDVPHRPPPPPPPPPRLPPPPRLPPPPPPRRIPKWPFVVGGVFLLLIVLCCFWWVATGPNH, encoded by the coding sequence ATGAGCACCGACTGGGTCGTGACGGCCGCCACGGAACGCTTCCAGCTCGACGCCGCCAACCGGGCGGAACTGATGTTCACGGTGACCAATCCAGGCCCCAACGCCGACCGGGTGGTCCTGGAGATCGTCGCGGGGCAGCGGGCGGACCGGGCCTGGTTCGCCGTGCAGGAGCCGCAGCGCCTTCTGCCGGCCGGCACGTCGGCGACCTTCCTGGTGCGCGTGCAGGTGCCCTTTGGCGTGCCGCCCGGGGGCTACGCGCTGTGGGCCCGCGCCTATTCGGCGGACGTGGCCCCGGAGGAACACTCGCGGTCCAGCGGGCGGATCGTCTTCGACGTACCGCACCGCCCACCGCCTCCACCGCCACCGCCGCCTCGCCTGCCGCCCCCGCCTCGCCTGCCACCGCCACCCCCGCCCCGACGCATCCCGAAGTGGCCCTTCGTCGTCGGTGGCGTGTTCCTCCTGCTGATCGTTCTCTGCTGCTTCTGGTGGGTGGCGACCGGACCCAATCACTGA
- a CDS encoding LacI family DNA-binding transcriptional regulator — protein MRHRLKDVAERAGVSVKTVSNVVNGYVHVRADTRARVMEAIAELDYRPNISARNLRRGRTGIIALAVPELDIPYFAELAKHVVSAAARHDWTVLIDQTNGDPEQERLVAAGIRDHLIDGLIFSPLALAGAELDVGAKATPMVLLGERVAHGQADHVAIDNVAAARDATAHLLELGRRRIAAIGAQHTAEAATARLRLAGYREALHAAGIGYDETLIAPAPSWHRADGAEAMRALLATGARFDAVVCFNDTLALGAVRALYDAGRRVPDDVAVAGFDDIEDGRFSVPTLTTVAPDKADLARIAVDLLAARLAATEDGPPREQSVPHRLIPRESTLGGRAGVA, from the coding sequence GTGCGGCACAGGCTCAAGGATGTCGCCGAACGGGCCGGTGTCTCGGTGAAAACCGTGTCGAACGTCGTCAACGGGTACGTACACGTGCGAGCCGACACCCGCGCCCGCGTCATGGAAGCCATCGCCGAGCTCGACTACCGCCCCAACATCAGTGCCCGCAACCTGCGCCGCGGCCGGACCGGCATCATCGCCCTGGCCGTGCCGGAGCTCGACATCCCGTACTTCGCCGAGCTCGCCAAGCACGTCGTCAGCGCCGCCGCCCGCCACGACTGGACCGTCCTGATCGACCAGACCAACGGCGACCCGGAACAGGAGCGGCTGGTGGCCGCCGGCATCCGCGACCACCTGATCGACGGGCTCATCTTCAGCCCGCTCGCCCTCGCCGGCGCCGAGCTCGACGTCGGCGCCAAGGCCACACCCATGGTGCTGCTCGGCGAACGCGTCGCGCACGGCCAGGCCGACCACGTCGCGATCGACAACGTCGCCGCCGCCCGCGACGCCACCGCCCACCTGCTGGAGCTGGGGCGCCGCCGCATCGCCGCGATCGGCGCCCAGCACACCGCCGAGGCCGCCACCGCCCGGCTGCGGCTGGCCGGCTACCGCGAGGCGCTGCACGCGGCCGGCATCGGCTACGACGAGACGCTGATCGCGCCGGCACCCTCGTGGCACCGGGCCGACGGCGCCGAGGCCATGCGCGCGCTGCTGGCCACCGGCGCCCGCTTCGACGCCGTGGTCTGCTTCAACGACACCCTCGCACTGGGCGCGGTGCGGGCACTGTACGACGCCGGCCGGCGAGTGCCGGACGACGTCGCCGTGGCCGGCTTCGACGACATAGAGGACGGCCGCTTCTCCGTACCGACGCTGACAACAGTGGCACCGGACAAGGCCGACCTCGCCCGGATCGCGGTCGACCTGCTGGCCGCCCGGCTCGCCGCCACCGAGGACGGGCCGCCGCGCGAGCAGAGCGTGCCGCACCGGCTGATCCCCCGCGAGAGCACCCTGGGCGGGCGCGCGGGAGTCGCGTGA